In one Plasmodium vivax chromosome 4, whole genome shotgun sequence genomic region, the following are encoded:
- a CDS encoding hypothetical protein, conserved (encoded by transcript PVX_003995A), whose protein sequence is MKSEQNEKIMDYLSCTLDDVVDREKKSGKNSLLNLKSSKKYDYKSKFFSKKDLTQSSSGYRGRGGGGGRSKFTSSRRPGSFKKPFFSKRLIDKKYNSYKSRKFYSGPSRDYFKTRPSSYNSHYAYDSHNIPYNNKNFVNRKNMINSVKSSGTTYMGGSSVAKSKPRKVFKPIPSSRTTVITSSANSYKTVPVPTPKLSNLNISLYRNKRTVAVTNNRPTTNLSVRRNNVSTVNKSKVVRKGIQKTTINAKTRKTINGSKFKPLNKYFLSKIKIVTSLNKIPSPLKEQKDTEVNLPESLNNPNARKD, encoded by the coding sequence atgaagagcgaacaaaatgaaaaaataatggacTACTTGTCGTGCACCCTAGACGATGTAGTGGacagggagaaaaaaagcggaaaaaatagtcttttaaatttaaaaagttcaaaaaaatatgattataaaTCCAAgttttttagtaaaaaagACCTAACACAAAGTAGCTCAGGTTATCGAGgcagaggaggagggggtGGAAGGTCAAAATTTACGAGCAGTAGAAGACCAGGAAGTTTTAAGAAGCCCTTCTTTAGCAAAAGATTAATTGATAAGAAGTATAATAGTTACAAAAGTAGAAAATTTTACTCAGGGCCAAGCAGAGATTATTTTAAAACCAGACCAAGCTCTTATAATTCCCACTACGCATATGACAGTCATAATATTCCCTACAATAACAAAAATTTCGTCaataggaaaaatatgattaataGTGTTAAATCTTCTGGAACTACCTACATGGGTGGTAGTAGCGTAGCAAAAAGCAAACCAAGAAAAGTATTTAAACCAATCCCATCATCCAGAACAACTGTAATTACTAGCAGTGCAAATAGCTATAAAACTGTACCAGTCCCAACCCCAAAATTGagtaatttaaatatatccCTTTATCGTAATAAGAGAACCGTTGCTGTGACCAATAATCGACCAACCACCAATCTCTCCGTAAGAAGAAATAACGTCAGCACGGTTAACAAAAGTAAAGTGGTTAGAAAAGGAATACAAAAAACCACCATCAATGCGAAGACCAGAAAAACTATCAACGGATCTAAGTTTAAACCGTTAAATAAATACTTTTtgtcaaaaattaaaattgttacatCGTTAAATAAAATCCCATCCCCGCtgaaggagcagaaggaCACGGAGGTTAATCTCCCAGAGTCTTTGAATAATCCCAACGCGAGAAAGGATTGA
- a CDS encoding hypothetical protein (encoded by transcript PVX_003970A) translates to MFFLSSVLFRSKSKRVHVNLISSCASNYIYSTYISPSKSKFRLSLRKHDPVVNRHVMFYQKHSKSKSKKRLTMHGINYARFTGKNKNLRPLLKRVEKSYLFGKFNKLIDSTYRSLPRMS, encoded by the exons atgtttttcctAAGCAGTGTGCTGTTTCGATCCAAAAGCAAAAGGGTCCACGTGAATTTAATTTCCTCCTGTGCGAGCAACTACATCTATTCGACGTACATCTCGCCCAGCAAGTCAAAGTTCCGCCTCTCCCTCAGGAAGCACGACCCCGTAGTTAACCGCCACGT aaTGTTCTACCAGAAGCACTCAAAATCAAAGTCCAAAAAGAGACTCACCATGCACGGGATTAATTATGCGCGCTTCACAG gaaagaacaaaaacCTGAGGCCCCTGCTGAAGAGGGTGGAGAAGTCCTACCTGTTTGGAAAATTCAACAAACTCATAGACAGCACCTACAG GAGCCTGCCAAGGATGAGTTGA
- a CDS encoding hypothetical protein, conserved (encoded by transcript PVX_003980A), whose translation MFYFDPHNFLYVGGCFLASVCTLCVCRNRDLFPHISENKPIGQLYRLLNIHKYESFNIIIQIHHINLKVGDDDNSKYIVHLKIGNRYSYTHYYKQYLNKVHIEERKNMVVKQNNDTIRIEVYKKGTLKNTFIGSADLHIYTDIVKKLFPCNMYFNIANKNQIVATACLSFHYINLDCINKEDQIYTSLFIETIIAVQKNQSRNNEMIEKLINEGVEHFDAIKETDVSSTIYKNISSLAIEDKIRLFCKNLNGHLLHSNFYIKRFYNKYFFYMHFFKGKFYWCYYNEEADAKVDKNRVGYIRLEYVVNVYSDVYSHKYFYIKYRKKREKKENYLYLKTVDKDRNIWVNIIHDFIILVSNYRREKKNKRNKIKELTDNYAEGASKEAIEINKQLSRSFSTNSIKNKYLNKKNAVDTLSNVDKDEGHTGAAELDQVLGEDAKNLCNYSD comes from the exons aTGTTTTACTTCGATCCCCACAATTTTCTCTACGTGGGGGGGTGCTTCCTCGCATCCGTCTGTACCCTCTGCGTGTGTAGAAATAGGGATTTGTTTCCTCATATCAGTGAGAATAAGCCAATCG GCCAGCTGTACCGCCTGCTGAACATCCACAAATACGAATCGTTCAACATCATCATCCAAATTCACCACATCAACTTAAAGGTGGGCGACGATGACAACAGCAAGTACATCGTCCACCTGAAAATCGGAAACAGGTATTCCTACACGCACTACTACAAGCAGTACCTCAACAAGGTGCACATAGAG gaaagaaaaaacatgGTGGTCAAACAGAACAACGACACCATCAGAATCGAAGTGTACAAAAAGGGAACGCTGAAAAACACATTCATCGGCTCAGCTGATCTCCACATCTACACAGACATCGTGAAGAAGCTGTTCCCCTGCAACATGTATTTTAACATAGCAAACAAAAACCAAATAGTAGCAACGGCCTGCTTGTCCTTTCACTACATTAACTTGGATTGCATAAACAAGGAGGACCAGATATACACCTCCCTATTCATCGAAACCATAATCGCTGTTCAGAAAAACCAGAGCAGGAATAATGAGATGATTGAGAAGCTCATAAACGAGGGGGTGGAGCACTTCGACGCCATTAAGGAGACGGACGTCAGCTCGA CCATCTACAAGAACATCTCCTCCCTGGCGATCGAAGACAAAATTCGGCTCTTCTGCAAAAACCTGAACGGCCACCTGCTGCACAGCAACTTCTACATCAAGCGCTTCTACAACAAGTACTTTTTCTACATGCACTTCTTTAAGGGGAAGTTTTACTGGTGCTACTACAATGAGGAGGCCGACGCGAAG gtggACAAGAACCGAGTGGGGTACATCCGCCTGGAATACGTGGTGAACGTGTACAGCGACGTCTACAGCCACAAGTATTTCTACATCAAGTAccggaaaaaaagagagaaaaaggaaaactacCTATACCTTAAGACGGTCGACAAGGATAGGAACATCTGGGTGAACATCATCCACGACTTCATCATCCTTGTGAGTAATTACagacgagaaaaaaaaaacaaaagaaataaaattaaagagcTCACAGATAACTACGCGGAGGGAGCGTCTAAAGAGGCCATCGAAATTAACAAGCAACTCTCTCGTTCCTTCTCCACCAattctataaaaaataagtaccttaataaaaagaatgcCGTGGATACCCTGAGCAACGTCGACAAGGATGAAGGGCACACCGGGGCAGCCGAGCTGGACCAGGTCCTGGGCGAAGACGCGAAAAATTTGTGCAATTACAGCGATTAG
- a CDS encoding syntaxin, putative (encoded by transcript PVX_003985A), translating into MIDLFDEVKQLATIKKQQNAELMTQALKFENEKIIDNFLDPPGDTVIDIPGEGKDDLRSYVDAVHSIKQKIKQIYTVIDDVEVLRKKINLAITTEQENELSVLLNMQIKNGNNIIHSIKVEIKNVRKKFLLKCQQNKIMKKNIHDNLIHVFKKALHSYQQIQNDYNESMKDKMSRHIKIIYPQYTDEDISSVLNHDDISTQNLVKWKLQGHDNLKNALTHVESKYRDVKTLEKNVCDLHQTIIELSALIEMNDEVISNIHDNVNDAQYFTEKANVDLIDARNIQRSTSKWMFYISMGILIVVIIICLPVLVKFL; encoded by the coding sequence ATGATCGACCTGTTTGATGAAGTAAAGCAGCTAGCCACGATCAAGAAGCAGCAGAATGCCGAGCTTATGACACAGGCGCTCAagtttgaaaatgaaaaaatcatAGATAACTTTTTAGACCCCCCTGGGGACACCGTTATAGACATCCCGGGTGAAGGGAAGGACGATTTGAGAAGCTACGTAGATGCAGTCCATtcaataaaacaaaaaattaaacaaatctACACAGTGATTGATGATGTAGAAgtgttaagaaaaaaaatcaacttAGCAATAACCACAGAACAGGAAAATGAATTAAGTGTCCTACTAAATATGCAaatcaaaaatggaaataataTCATTCACTCCATCaaagtggaaataaaaaatgtgaggaaaaaatttttactcaAATGtcagcaaaataaaataatgaaaaaaaatatccacgACAATTTAATACATGTGTTCAAAAAAGCGCTACATAGTTACCAACAGATTCAAAATGATTATAATGAAAGTATGAAGGATAAAATGTCGagacatataaaaataatttacccACAATACACAGATGAAGATATCAGTTCTGTTCTTAACCATGATGATATAAGTACGCAGAATTTAGTCAAGTGGAAACTGCAAGGACAtgacaatttgaaaaatgccTTAACTCATGTAGAATCCAAATATAGAGATGTTAAGACACTTGAAAAGAATGTTTGCGATTTACACCAAACCATAATTGAACTCTCTGCTCTCATCGAGATGAATGATGAGGTTATAAGTAACATACACGACAATGTAAACGATGCGCAGTACTTTACGGAGAAGGCAAATGTCGATTTGATTGACGCGAGGAATATTCAGAGGTCCACCTCCAAGTGGATGTTCTACATTTCCATGGGAATCCTCATCGTGGTGATTATTATCTGTCTGCCCGTTTTGGTGAAGTTTCTCTAG
- a CDS encoding transporter, putative (encoded by transcript PVX_003965A): MKKDEHAQTLSKCKVILGGFLIHCTLGSIYCFSNISIYVISYMKIIGCSNVKYKDSSWVYVLTLIFQCFFGFFGGMLNQHLGPQISVLLGGWLMCLGILLSYFTVFNFYLFLMTYGILCGIGCGIAYPIPLSVAVKRHYDYKGVISGIIFVGRGMAVFLICPLQNYFINRYNYMPDYTPELDHTDDKYFSNLEILNRVPYLFIYEGIFFAVIQFIGACLIADSGDTSNEFLPFNDKSSKVLYLDDRGYANKSPKGMSSSFRTFSNGSNFSLRESSSTFINRDFILIWLMVFFNWQAISYTQVFWKIFGLNYLSIDDRSLSLLGAVSSLFNIMGRIFWGFISDMTSFKTALILMSMLMSFLTVTLTLSGLYGKVTYCIWVCLIFFCHAGTFSIFPSITAHTFGTRNFGPIFGLLFTARAFSSIINAMLAAAILNNVGNIAMCALVSISSFVSIMLALAF; this comes from the exons atgaaaaaggacgAGCACGCGCAGACGCTATCAAAATGTAAAGTCATTCTGGGCGGGTTCCTGATTCACTGCACGCTGGGGAGCATCTACTGCTTCTCCAACATCAGCATCTACGTCATCTCCTACATGAAGATCATAGGCTGCTCCAATGTAAAGTACAAGGATAGTAGCTGGGTGTACGTGCTTACGCTCATTTTTCAGTGTTTTTTTGGGTTCTTCGGGGGCATGCTCAATCAGCACTTGGGCCCCCAGATTAGCGTGCTGCTGGGGGGGTGGCTGATGTGCCTGGGGATCCTGCTCTCCTATTTCACCGtcttcaatttttacttatttctGATGACCTACGGGATTTTGTGCGGGATTGGCTGCGGCATTGCCTACCCGATTCCGCTCTCCGTGGCGGTCAAGAGGCACTACGACTACAAGGGGGTG ATCAGCGGGATCATCTTCGTGGGGAGGGGCATGGCCGTGTTCCTCATATGCCCCCTGCAGAACTACTTCATAAACAGGTACAACTACATGCCGGATTACACCCCCGAGCTGGACCACACGGACGACAAGTACTTCAGCAACCTGGAGATCCTTAACCGGGTTCCCTATTTGTTCATTTACGAAGGGATCTTTTTTGCAGTCATCCAGTTCATAGGCGCCTGTTTGATCGCTGACTCTGGAGATACCTCAAACGAGTTTTTACCCTTCAATGATAAGAGCAGCAAAGTATTGTACCTAGACGATAGGGGATATGCAAATAAAAGCCCCAAAGGAATGTCAAGCTCGTTTAGGACCTTTTCTAACGGATCTAATTTCTCCCTTAGAGAATCCAGTAGCACCTTCATCAATCGAGATTTCATTCTCATCTGGCTGATGGTCTTCTTTAACTGGCAAGCTATTTCGTATACGCAagttttttggaaaatatttgGCCTCAATTATCTAAGCATTGATGATAGATCTTTGTCTCTCCTAGGAGCTGTATCCTCTCTCTTCAACATCATGGGGAGGATTTTCTGGGGATTTATAAGTGACATGACTAGCTTTAAAACGGCACTCATCCTCATGAGCATGTTAATGAGCTTCCTAACAGTTACCTTAACTCTCTCTGGTTTATATGGAAAGGTTACCTACTGCATTTGGGTTTGCCTCATTTTCTTTTGCCATGCAGGGACCTTTTctattttcccctccattaCGGCACATACCTTTGGCACCCGTAACTTCGGCCCCATCTTTGGTCTCCTCTTCACTGCGAGGGCCTTCTCCAGCATCATCAACGCGATGCTGGCCGCCGCCATTTTGAACAACGTTGGGAATATTGCTATGTGTGCACTCGTCTCCATTTCGTCCTTCGTCAGCATCATGTTGGCGCTGGCTTTTTAG
- a CDS encoding hypothetical protein, conserved (encoded by transcript PVX_003990A; Apicoplast targeted protein. Curated by Stuart Ralph, Walter and Eliza Hall Institute of Medical Research, Australia.), translating into MNVTFATIVLLLSLLRRQLWEVTCVKNVNGPKVQISTNGGRRGPLAPPQKNGAKKIYLICSGPIFKKTNKLRKSYAFHDLVYSNRRRKIANLIYIDVMNEDKKKVAEALEKIFQKQERLNFPLVFKEAIHYFHTNFVYHFVLLSILDSNPWMLRLLKKVSKFFRAKFRANLFTKTCDISTFERKYIWNGALIGRYFKRILKKHHRKVQVLMDGCLKKDEYYCHTAEQSSCMYSREDNNCDADQFLCTLRNIHAIHFYNIFEEHFFQKTINNIMKMINTNVKFTLLKNFITDRYTAQQILYTHKTFFTLTVQKNSTPLFSSFIEVEKLKGKMCHLLEETVKRQLDVAIPNLRLTNLINLSLIMTKLLLNKVTQVAFYFVMLYIKKKAQERGGPLMRVLGALSFG; encoded by the coding sequence ATGAACGTAACATTCGCCACCATCGTCCTGCTGCTCTCTCTGCTGCGTCGCCAACTGTGGGAGGTAACCTGCGTGAAGAATGTAAACGGGCCGAAAGTTCAAATCTCAACAAATGGGGGGCGGAGGGGGCCACTCGCGCCACCCCAAAAAAacggtgcaaaaaaaatatacctcATTTGCAGCGgacccatttttaaaaaaacaaacaagtTAAGAAAAAGTTACGCATTTCACGATTTGGTTTATTCAAataggagaagaaaaatagCCAATTTGATTTACATAGATGTAATgaatgaagataaaaaaaaagtcgcaGAGGCATTGGAAAAGATCTTTCAGAAGCAAGAAAGGCTAAATTTCCCACTAGTATTTAAGGAGGCCATACACTATTTCCACACCAATTTTGTGTATCATTTTGTACTTCTCTCCATTCTAGATAGTAACCCCTGGATGTTGCGCCTACTTAAAAAAGTCAGCAAATTCTTTCGTGCGAAATTCAGAGCCAATCTGTTCACAAAAACGTGCGACATTTCTACGTTTGAGAGGAAGTACATCTGGAATGGAGCCCTAATTGGTAGGTACTTCAAAAGGATCTTAAAGAAGCACCATAGGAAAGTGCAGGTTTTAATGGATGGTTGCTTGAAAAAAGATGAATACTACTGCCACACCGCTGAGCAAAGCAGCTGCATGTACAGTCGCGAGGATAACAACTGTGATGCTGACCAATTTCTCTGCACACTACGTAACATACATGccatacatttttacaacatttttgaggaacattttttccagAAAACCATTAAcaatattatgaaaatgatTAACACTAATGTGAAATTCactcttttgaaaaatttcatCACTGATAGATATACGGCTCAGCAAATTCTGTACACACacaaaacatttttcaccttaACTGTTCAGAAAAATAGTACGCCTTTGTTCAGCTCGTTTATCGAAGTGGAAAAgctgaagggaaaaatgtgcCACCTTTTGGAAGAAACGGTGAAGAGACAACTAGATGTAGCCATACCCAATTTAAGACTAACGAATTTGATAAACTTGTCTCTCATAATGACCAAGTTGCTGCTGAACAAGGTCACCCAAGTGGCGTTCTACTTCGTCATGCTGtacataaagaaaaaggctcAGGAAAGGGGGGGACCGCTCATGCGGGTGCTAGGTGCCCTTTCGTTTGGCTAG
- a CDS encoding hypothetical protein, conserved (encoded by transcript PVX_003975A) codes for MSSNTEVGASTGVSRGAIYFPSRGKSQTVEPDPNAANNLCKKIFFLSKNGVKNESVWRHHLFEAEREKKNFHLVSTKNLFLLLLGLCKSQHIVGAVLRGGSLRGEAKETHKADVVDALIEILSKRIDRLTNGQRSLLLHIIRKLHRMERYNHVVNEINCRILEGTPLKKLSARAFSSVLHVYARSGASNTSREGEGPTCRRLPLEETISNAFSEPNGQQNKLVKILLKGKVRLEDVLRLLGAMHKLRITNKQILQCVVQILNEKVKEESYFLIPSLLLYLANLNVYSEELWGKLKVVVLQNYRFYNSVHLTNVFYGFSKFRPDGVEDLFNILASHLMERSRRGEKRLTQGRSNSVDSNPFDEPKWEGPPRGDTPDTFNLFQATNIIRSCLLCSYLNYSFFHFLLNGINRLEEPQSLENQIDSLKVVSSILKTFNRCVYKSVICFNYTEKGEDPSQQEGQPTYVHVLNSEDIHKEMLTYRCRYDPCDSHLPMVEYLSMGSTPTEEQRQFESLWDDVSNRVRKKIEQNLGTPHLKLLLHKLILSLSSSPVRSANLYALCLTLVEESKRDISVNNLFLYAQIFHRIKMYDYELFIWLVEHMKQNAHLLDVKKKAKIILLSFNIFKRINEQEVQELCRVLTSHDDSSFLEEETLFSDASPMWEIPAAINMRRSIVELDHLSRGTTPNAVYDETGSSPIDGDDSVGRSPPVGEKPPPRKTPPMGETEEDPNSALPSKVNLFHKIEKTDTLPCHLEFTDYVNFLLILIHNWRGDASERVNLRSLISKGANDLVKIGRMDATLDGYTRRLEENLRRERGTIVKLFEKLDRFSHRGPHAEEAAKLGSVNNLHSDFSVQVDYLLRFVEAISEEVHGDIVRAMGDQQRDPLRDQLGNLFAPLKRPFELKEEDLQFLNRSRGGKGSPSATPPTVHNNKTINRYLYGSVLEAINLLRRSFQLHKCSNAAGVSPKSSGNYLNGMESFYKINGFLIADVAFIFEKGGEKSFHFLLFYPHELKKTVVRKCGNRIFLKRECDESLLISTEVIFFYNFLRRHFRHEFLFSLVDTTPFVKLCQYTSGDALVGGLPDGDRGMREATRLLEAISKA; via the coding sequence ATGAGCAGCAATACAGAAGTGGGGGCGTCAACGGGAGTGTCCAGGGGGgccatttattttccatcACGGGGAAAGAGCCAAACGGTGGAGCCAGACCCGAACGCAGCGAACAacttgtgtaaaaaaatctTCTTCCTAAGCAAGAATggggtgaaaaatgaaagcgtGTGGAGGCATCACTTGTTCGAAGcagaaagagagaaaaaaaacttccaccTGGTTAgcacaaaaaatttgtttctcTTATTGCTAGGTTTGTGTAAGAGTCAACATATCGTGGGGGCCGTCCTGCGTGGTGGCTCCCttaggggggaagcaaaagaaaCACACAAAGCTGACGTAGTGGATGCCCTTATAGAGATCCTATCGAAGAGGATAGACCGACTGACGAACGGTCAGAGGAGCCTCCTACTGCACATCATCCGAAAGTTACACAGGATGGAGCGGTACAACCATGTGGTGAACGAAATTAATTGCCGAATTTTGGAGGGAACGCCTTTAAAGAAGCTAAGCGCGAGAGCCTTTTCTAGTGTCCTCCACGTGTACGCGAGGAGTGGAGCTTCAAACACATCTAGGGAGGGAGAAGGTCCCACTTGTAGGCGTCTTCCCCTTGAAGAAACCATCAGCAACGCCTTTTCGGAACCAAATGGGCAACAGAACAAACTGGTGAAGATCCTCCTCAAGGGGAAGGTGCGGCTGGAGGATGTCCTTCGTCTCCTCGGAGCCATGCACAAACTAAGGATAACAAATAAGCAGATCCTTCAATGCGttgtgcaaattttaaatgaaaaagtgaAGGAAGAGAGTTACTTCCTCATCCCGtctcttcttctttaccTGGCCAACCTAAACGTCTACAGTGAGGAGCTGTGGGGAAAGCTGAAAGTGGTTGTATTGCAGAATTACCGCTTCTACAATTCGGTGCATCTGACGAATGTGTTCTATGGGTTCTCCAAGTTTAGACCCGATGGCGTGGAGGACTTGTTtaacattttggctagccaccTCATGGAAcgaagcagaaggggggaaaagcggTTAACTCAGGGGAGATCTAATTCTGTAGATTCTAACCCGTTTGATGAACCCAAGTGGGAAGgtccccccaggggggacACACCCGACACGTTTAACCTCTTCCAAGCAACGAACATTATAAGAAGCTGCCTACTTTGCAGTTACTTAAATTACAGcttctttcactttttacTTAACGGGATCAACCGATTGGAGGAACCTCAATCGTTAGAAAACCAAATTGATTCCCTAAAGGTAGTGTCTAGCATATTAAAAACGTTCAACAGATGCGTCTACAAAAGTGTTATATGCTTTAATTACaccgaaaagggggaggatcCCTCCCAGCAGGAGGGACAACCAACATACGTCCACGTGCTAAACAGTGAGGACATTCACAAGGAGATGCTCACGTACAGATGCAGATACGACCCGTGTGATAGCCACCTACCTATGGTAGAGTACCTCTCTATGGGGTCTACACCAACGGAGGAGCAACGCCAATTTGAATCCCTCTGGGATGATGTAAGCAATagggtaagaaaaaaaatagaacagAATTTAGGAACTCCCCACTTGAAGCTACTCCTCCACAAATTGATCCTCTCCCTATCATCCTCCCCTGTGAGGTCTGCAAATCTATACGCCTTGTGTTTAACCTTGGTggaggaaagcaaaagggaCATCAGCGTTAACAACTTGTTTCTCTATGCACAAATTTTTCACAGAATCAAAATGTACGATTATGAGCTGTTCATTTGGCTAGTAGAACACATGAAGCAGAATGCACATCTGCTagatgtgaagaaaaaagcgaaaattattttgctgtcttttaacatttttaaaaggataAACGAGCAGGAGGTGCAGGAATTGTGCCGCGTCCTAACTTCACACGATGATTCCTCTTTTCTGGAAGAGGAAACCCTTTTTTCGGATGCTTCCCCCATGTGGGAAATCCCCGCAGCAATAAATATGAGGAGAAGCATCGTAGAGCTGGATCACCTCTCGAGGGGGACCACCCCTAACGCTGTTTATGATGAGACTGGCAGTTCTCCAATTGATGGTGACGATTCGGTTGGAAGGAGCCCCCCTGTGGGGGAAAAGCCCCCTCCTAGGAAAACCCCCCCCATGGGTGAAACGGAGGAGGACCCCAATTCTGCCTTACCAAGCAAGGTAAATCTGTTCcacaaaatagaaaaaacgGATACGCTACCATGCCATTTGGAGTTCACCGACTATGTGAACTTTCTGCTCATTTTGATTCACAACTGGAGGGGAGATGCAAGTGAGAGGGTTAATCTCCGCTCGCTGATTTCGAAGGGGGCAAATGATCTTGTGAAAATTGGGCGGATGGACGCAACTTTGGATGGGTACACGAGGCGGTTAGAGGAGAACCTGCGGCGTGAGAGGGGCACCATCGTTAAGTTGTTTGAGAAGCTCGATCGTTTTTCTCATCGGGGGCCTCACGCAGAGGAGGCAGCTAAGCTGGGCAGCGTAAATAACCTGCATAGCGACTTCTCCGTCCAAGTGGACTACCTGCTGCGTTTTGTAGAGGCGATAAGTGAAGAGGTGCACGGCGATATAGTGAGGGCGATGGGAGATCAGCAGAGAGACCCGCTGAGAGACCAACTGGGAAACCTCTTCGCCCCCCTTAAACGCCCCTTCGAGTTAAAAGAGGAAGACTTGCAATTCCTAAATCGGTCGAGAGGCGGCAAAGGCAGCCCTTCCGCCACTCCCCCCACGGTCCACAACAACAAAACGATTAATCGGTACCTGTATGGAAGTGTCCTGGAGGCGATAAACCTCCTTCGACGGAGTTTCCAACTGCACAAGTGTAGCAATGCTGCAGGCGTTTCTCCAAAGAGTAGCGGAAATTACCTGAACGGAATGGAATCATTCTACAAGATAAACGGGTTCTTGATAGCAGATGTAGCGTTCATTttcgaaaaggggggagaaaaatcaTTTCACTTTCTTCTATTTTACCCACacgaattgaaaaaaacagTTGTAAGGAAGTGTGGAAATAGGATTTTCCTAAAACGGGAATGTGATGAATCGCTTCTCATAAGCACCGAGGTGAttttcttttacaattttttgagGAGGCATTTTCGGCACGAGTTTCTTTTCAGCCTCGTGGATACCACTCCGTTTGTTAAACTTTGCCAATACACAAGTGGAGATGCCTTGGTGGGGGGCCTTCCCGATGGTGATCGCGGCATGCGCGAGGCCACCCGCCTTTTGGAGGCCATCTCGAAGGCGTAG